TTCATGTACGGAGGTCGCAGCGCGTGGTGAAAGAATCAAGAAGCCTGTGCACTTGTGAGTGCAGGCGTCCCAATAGTACCAGCCCAGGACCCTTGCCTTAATTGTCAATTAAAGAGCTACTCagattttactttttcaatgtcttttcataatttcctCTATCTGCCTTCACCTATAGTATTATTTTCATCACCTTGTGTAATTGCCACATATAATGATAGACTGCAGGATTGATCCTGATTTTGAAGTGAGAATTgtgtaggactaaaattaacaGTAAAGCGAATGTGGCTGGATCTGGTCCATTTTGTGATGCATTTGTATTAAATTAACAGTATTTGGGGGTGTGTTGTgcgagaaaagaagaaagaaaattaagaaatgttTATGGGGGTATAATTGTGGGAGTCGGCATGTGAGGTGAGAGGGTGGAAGGTGAATGTGGTGTGGTTTAAGAATTGGCAGTCACATGAAGTTGCGTGGGGGGAGAACGTGTTGTGTTGATGATGAGGTAAGAGGGGACGTGCAATGCATTTTGTAATTGTGAGCGTTGGCTGCCAAGTTGTTTGTTTCTGTCATGTGCAtctattaatttgtttctttccttgcatcaaacaacaaatcaCCGACTTCCCTCTTTCAATTTCTCCTTCCTCCTCCTTTTTTGGTTTGccttattgatatatttttcatcctaaAAACTTGTATATCTAATAGTTGCCTATCAAACAACAAACCATATTCTTATGTACGTTTGTATTAATAAATACAGAAATTCCTGTCACCATTACtccgatttttttttataagaaatgatgataaaagaaagtaaaataaataatgatgtGATTGAGAGCACTTCCCTAATGTATTAATGGCATGTTTTAATAATGTTGTTAGCTTCTTTTTTCCACAGGCCACATGCAATCTTGTGGAATGGGAGACACTCTATAGtaacaaggaaaaaagaatcCCAGATACAGATTCTAAGCTACTGATCAGAAAtgatttcatttatttcaaaaattaatgaaaataaacgAATTATACATATAGAAAGGggatttctttatttttttctataaaacaaaaaaaaaaaaaaggagagagggagagagaagaagaagaagaagaaaaagaaaagagaaataaggGATTGGAAAAAGACAATAGAAAACACTTGTCCggaaaaaaagatattgaGTAGGGGAGTAAAAAGGGTTGTCCGGCAAAGGGTCCCACTCCCGCTCCCGCGTAGTCACTAGTCAGGTCAGTTCTAAGGCTTttatataatactaataatacaCAGTCTCCTCCAGTCCACACTCTCATCACTTACGACGCGCGTTATGCTGCCAATTTGTGCAATCTCTGAGGAGACGAGACGAGACGGAAACAAAGCATAGTTGAAAGCCGGCCGACGCCCCCAACTCCCATCCCCCATTTAATTGCAATCATCTGATGTGATGGAGTCTTGTCAATTCCTACTTTGACCACTTCAGTAGGtatcttcttttctctctctttatttctgtAATGCATCTCGTCTGGATtcattctccatcttaatTCTATTACTGTTTTCTTCACCACAATTTCAACCGTTCTCATTCTCTCACACTTTGCCAGATTCCTTCTCATATTTGCTTATCTTCAAACTTGTCCTCAtctttgttgttgttttgttttcttcaccCTTCAATATACTTCCCATCCTACTGACATTGATCTATGCCTAGTATATGTTTCAGGATCAAATTATACATTTCTAGTTGCACTCCTTCAGATGGCATCCAAATCATTTAACGCCACCAGATCAAATCTCTCAACAGAATCTGATGTCCTGGATTCCCAGAATGGCAAGCCACCACTCCCTCTCCCTCCACAAACACATGTCACATTTGCTCGTCGCACTTCATCTGGCCGATATGTCAGCTACTCCAGGGATGATCTTGATAGCGAACTTGGTAGTGCTGATTTTCTCAACTATACAGTTCACATCCCACCCACCCCCGACAACCAGCCTAGTAATCCTGTTACCCACAAGGTTGAAGAGCAGTACGTCTCTAGTTCGCTCTTCACTGGCGGATTTAACAGCATTACTCGAGCTCATTTGATGGATAAGGTCATTGATTCTGACACCAACCATCCCCAAATGGCCGGTGCCAAAGGATCTTCTTGTGCTGTTAATGGCTGCGACGGCAAGGTGATGAGTGATGAAAGGGGAAATGACATCCTTCCATGTGAGTGTGATTTCAAGATATGCAGGGATTGTTACATAGATGTGCTGAAAACAGGAGATGGGATTTGTCCCGGGTGCAAGGAACAGTACAAAACTACTGATCTGGATGAGGCCATGGAAAATTGGCAATCACTGCCACAGCTTCCACCACCATCTGGAATGTCAAAGGTGGAGAGGAGGTTGTCATTAATGAAATCAACTAAGTCAATCCTGATGAGGAGCCAGACAGCAGATTTTGATCATAATCGCTGGCTTTTTGAAACTAAGGGCACCTATGGGTATGGCAATGCTTTATGGCCAAAGGAGGGAGGCTTTGATAATGGGAAGGATGAACACATTGTTGAGCCATCTGACTTGGTGACCAGACCATGGAGACCTCTCACTCGCAAATTAAAGATTCCAGCCGCCATCATCAGCCCATACCGGTACATCCTCCTCCCTGACCAAATTTCATGTTTCTTTCCTTATTAACAACCCTCCTGCTCAAGTGACGACAACCATCTCTCATCCATGTAATCCTGTCCCAAAAATCATTCCTAGTCTATGGTTTTCTATATTAAGGAACTGCTTGAAGGACAAAAAGGATTTGAGTTTTGATAATGGGACAGATATGTTATCCTACCTAGAATGTCCATGCATATGATAATTATGTAACTAAAACTTCAGTCGTCCCGCCTGCTATAGTTTATCGTTCTATTTAGTGGAATATCCTGATGCAATCATAAAATGGAAACTTTGCAATGTAGTTGGACAACAGTTATGCTTTAGTGGTATAAAAAGAGCAGTTTCATCTCATTGATCAATATATGGAGCATGTgctaattttgaactttctgcTTTATCTATATCTGTGGGTGACAGGCTTCTAATTGTACTGCGAATGGTTGTACTTGGCTTTTTCTTGACATGGAGAATCCGCAATCCCAACACTGATGCTGTCTGGCTGTGGGGAATGTCTGTAGTTTGTGAAATATGGTTCACCTTTTCTTGGATTCTTGATCAACTTCCAAAGCTCTGCCCTGTAAATCGGGCTACTGATCTTAATGTCTTGAAAGAGAAATTCGAAACACCTACTCCAACCAATCCTACCGGGAAGTCAGATCTCCCTGGTATAGATGTCTTTGTCTCTACTGCAGATCCAGAGAAGGAGCCGCCTCTGGTCACGGCTAACACCATACTTTCTATACTAGCAGCTGATTATCCAGTAGAAAAGCTCGCTTGCTATGTTTCTGATGATGGAGGGGCACTTCTGACCTTTGAGGCCATGGCAGAGGCTGCAAGTTTTGCAAATATATGGGTCCCATTTTGTCGTAAACATAACATTGAACCTAGAAATCCAGAAACTTATTTCAATTTGAAGAAAGATCCTTACAAGAACAAGGTTCTTAGTGACTTTGTCAAAGACCGCAGACGAGTAAAGCGTGAGTATGATGAATTTAAGGTTCGGATCAATGGCCTGCCAGACTCCATTCGCCGAAGATCTGATGCCTATCATGCCAGAGAAGAACTTAAGGCCATGAAGGAACAGAGACAGAAGAAAGAAGATGAACCTGTAGAGGTTATCAAGATAAAGAAAGCTACCTGGATGGCGGATGGCACCCATTGGCCAGGAACTTGGTTGAGTCCTGCACCTGACCACTCAAAAGGTGATCATGCCGGAATAATACAGGTACCCatatgtttctctttcatgTCTATTTGCTATCGTCGATACATAACAATTATCAACCTCAGGAATGAAGCAGATTGGTGCAAATCTAACTCTCCCTTATTATGATGTAGGTGATGCTGAAGCCTCCTAGTGATGAACCACTTTGTGGCACATCTGATGATTCTAGGGTGATAGACTTCACTGATGTTGATATTCGTCTACCAATGCTTGTTTATGTTTCTCGTGAAAAGCGCCCTGGCTATGATCATAATAAGAAAGCAGGTGCCATGAATGCTCTAGTTCGAGCTTCTGCAATCATGTCTAATGGTGCCTTCATTCTCAACCTTGACTGCGACCACTATATCTATAACTCCCAAGCCATGAGGGAAGGAATGTGTTTCATGATGGACAGAGGTGGTGACCGAATCTGCTATGTTCAGTTTCCACAGAGATTTGAAGGCATTGACCCATCTGATCGGTATGCCAATAGAAATACTGTCTTCTTTGATGGCAACATGCGAGCTCTAGATGGGCTGCAGGGTCCAGTTTATGTCGGAACTGGATGTCTCTTCAGGCGGGTCGCGCTTTATGGGTTCGACCCACCTCGGTCCAAAGAACACAGTGCTGACTTCTGTAGCTGCTGCTTTGGCCAACGGAGAAAGCATGCTACACTTGCTAATACCTCAGAAGAGAATAGGGCCCTGAGAATGGGTGATTCTGATGATGAAGAAATGAACCTGTCGCTTGCTCCAAAAATGTTTGGCAATTCAAATCTACTTATTGATTCCATTCCAGTGGCAGAGTTTCAAGGTCGCCCTCTGGCTGACCATCCATCAGTGAAGAATGGACGACCTCCTGGTGCCCTTACCATACCCCGTGACCTTCTTGATGCATCGACTGTTGCAGAAGCAATCAGTGTCATTTCCTGTTGGTATGAGGACAAGACTGAATGGGGCCAATGTGTCGGATGGATTTACGGGTCTGTCACAGAGGATGTCGTTACTGGATATAGAATGCACAACAGGGGATGGAGATCAGTTTACTGTGTGACAAAACGTGATGCCTTCCGAGGGACTGCCCCTATCAATCTCACAGATAGGCTCCATCAGGTTCTTCGTTGGGCAACTGGTTCCGTTGAAATATTCTTCTCCCGGAACAATGCCTTTTTAGCAAGCTCAAGAATGAAAGTCTTGCAGAGGATTGCGTACCTCAATGTTGGAATATATCCCTTTACCTCGGTTTTCTTGATTGTTTACTGCTTTCTTCCAgcactctctctcttctctggCCAGTTTATTGTTCAAACCCTCAATGTTACTTTCTTAGTGTACCTCCTGATTATTACAATAACACTCTGCACTCTTGCTGTGCTCGAGGTCAAGTGGTCAGGAATTGAGCTGGAGGAGTGGTGGAGGAATGAACAATTCTGGTTAATTGGGGGGACTAGTGCCCACTTGGCTGCTGTGTTTCAAGGGCTGCTGAAAGTCGTCGCTGGAGTTGAAATTTCCTTCACCCTGACATCAAAATCTGCAggggatgatgatgatgatgagtttGCTGATCTCTACATTGTCAAATGGACATCCCTCATGATTCCTCCACTTGTGATTATGATGGTCAATTTGATTGCAATAGCAGTCGGGATTAGCCGGACAATATACAGTGTTATACCACAGTGGAGCCGTCTACTGGGTGGAGTTTTCTTCAGCTTTTGGGTTTTAGCACATCTCTATCCCTTTGCAAAAGGGCTTATGGGAAGAAGAGGGAGGACACCTACTATTGTCTTCGTATGGTCAGGGCTAATTGCAATCATCATATCCCTCCTATGGGTGGCAATAAACCCACCGGCAGGAAGCAACCAGATAGGTGGCTCATTTCAGTTTCCGTGATCAAGGACAAAgtgtttttcatttcatatacACCATACATGAGTGGGATTCTTTTCTTCAGAGTCCTTATTGACTTGGCAGATGAAGGTGGTTGGTCATTTCTTGTCAATTGAAATAGAAGAGAAAAAGTTAGTTCTTTACCAACCAGATGATGTTGGCAACATATACACGAGGGTCACTGATTTACTGAGTAGTTGTAGGTTAAACCTGCAACCTTACACAAACTGCCATGTTGATagcatttattatttgattgttgGTGTTTCAAGGGTGAACAATTTTGCCCAAGGATCACCCTCTTTATGCAAGCCCCAATTATTGTTGATGGATTTACGTTTGCATTCCTCTCATCTTTCCTTGAAAAGAAAGCTGAGCAACAATTTACAAGCTCGAAGGTTCATTATTAGATTAAGAATTTTGACATATACTCtgatattattactattattattattattattattattgttattatttgtaaGTAGGTGAATTGTGTACCCAAATAGAAAGATTGCTGAGTTGTTTTAGATCAAGTCCTTGTTCATGCAAGAATGATGATCTTTAGTTGTTACAGCAGCAAACATGCATGTTCAAGCTACCCCCACCACAAAAGTAGCCAGAAATTTGGCCCATAATGTTATCATTCAAAACACAACCAAATGCACCATTTATCGTCACTTGACACTTTAAGTCACTCACTAGTAGAGATTCAAAAACATCATTATCATCATGACTATGTTACTAATTGTTGTGATGGCTCTCATCTCATCAGCCACTGCCACAAACCAAGACATGGCTGTAGCCATTGATGAGATGCAGAAAGCCAATTACTTCACCTTTGTGATGCTCATC
This region of Sesamum indicum cultivar Zhongzhi No. 13 linkage group LG4, S_indicum_v1.0, whole genome shotgun sequence genomic DNA includes:
- the LOC105160215 gene encoding cellulose synthase-like protein D3, which codes for MASKSFNATRSNLSTESDVLDSQNGKPPLPLPPQTHVTFARRTSSGRYVSYSRDDLDSELGSADFLNYTVHIPPTPDNQPSNPVTHKVEEQYVSSSLFTGGFNSITRAHLMDKVIDSDTNHPQMAGAKGSSCAVNGCDGKVMSDERGNDILPCECDFKICRDCYIDVLKTGDGICPGCKEQYKTTDLDEAMENWQSLPQLPPPSGMSKVERRLSLMKSTKSILMRSQTADFDHNRWLFETKGTYGYGNALWPKEGGFDNGKDEHIVEPSDLVTRPWRPLTRKLKIPAAIISPYRLLIVLRMVVLGFFLTWRIRNPNTDAVWLWGMSVVCEIWFTFSWILDQLPKLCPVNRATDLNVLKEKFETPTPTNPTGKSDLPGIDVFVSTADPEKEPPLVTANTILSILAADYPVEKLACYVSDDGGALLTFEAMAEAASFANIWVPFCRKHNIEPRNPETYFNLKKDPYKNKVLSDFVKDRRRVKREYDEFKVRINGLPDSIRRRSDAYHAREELKAMKEQRQKKEDEPVEVIKIKKATWMADGTHWPGTWLSPAPDHSKGDHAGIIQVMLKPPSDEPLCGTSDDSRVIDFTDVDIRLPMLVYVSREKRPGYDHNKKAGAMNALVRASAIMSNGAFILNLDCDHYIYNSQAMREGMCFMMDRGGDRICYVQFPQRFEGIDPSDRYANRNTVFFDGNMRALDGLQGPVYVGTGCLFRRVALYGFDPPRSKEHSADFCSCCFGQRRKHATLANTSEENRALRMGDSDDEEMNLSLAPKMFGNSNLLIDSIPVAEFQGRPLADHPSVKNGRPPGALTIPRDLLDASTVAEAISVISCWYEDKTEWGQCVGWIYGSVTEDVVTGYRMHNRGWRSVYCVTKRDAFRGTAPINLTDRLHQVLRWATGSVEIFFSRNNAFLASSRMKVLQRIAYLNVGIYPFTSVFLIVYCFLPALSLFSGQFIVQTLNVTFLVYLLIITITLCTLAVLEVKWSGIELEEWWRNEQFWLIGGTSAHLAAVFQGLLKVVAGVEISFTLTSKSAGDDDDDEFADLYIVKWTSLMIPPLVIMMVNLIAIAVGISRTIYSVIPQWSRLLGGVFFSFWVLAHLYPFAKGLMGRRGRTPTIVFVWSGLIAIIISLLWVAINPPAGSNQIGGSFQFP